The following are encoded together in the Streptomyces rapamycinicus NRRL 5491 genome:
- a CDS encoding polysaccharide lyase family 7 protein → MRCMRIVVLAGITVAATTAALALPAQADIPARHHGPAAQCEYPADVLDLTNWKLTLPTGEDEDPTDVTQPELATFSAKPWFQVTGDCDAVRFRSSVNGVTTGGSSYPRAELREMTDEGEEEASWSTGEGTHTLVVKEAFTALPKEKPHLVGAQIHGGDDDVTVFRLEGSKLYITDGDDAHHHLVTDDYELGTEFEAKFVARNGKIDAYYNGERETTISSDGDTNYFKAGAYTQANCDNSDPCDDDNYGEVHISSLKVTHS, encoded by the coding sequence ATGAGGTGCATGCGCATCGTCGTCCTCGCGGGCATCACCGTGGCAGCCACGACGGCCGCCCTCGCGCTCCCGGCGCAGGCCGACATTCCGGCCCGTCACCACGGCCCGGCCGCCCAGTGCGAGTACCCCGCCGACGTCCTCGATCTGACCAACTGGAAGCTGACGCTGCCCACCGGCGAGGACGAGGATCCGACCGACGTCACACAGCCCGAGCTCGCCACCTTCTCCGCCAAGCCCTGGTTCCAGGTCACCGGGGACTGCGACGCGGTCCGGTTCCGCTCCTCCGTCAACGGCGTGACGACGGGCGGCTCCAGCTACCCGCGCGCCGAACTTCGGGAGATGACAGACGAAGGGGAGGAGGAGGCAAGCTGGTCGACCGGCGAGGGCACCCACACCCTCGTGGTCAAGGAGGCGTTCACCGCGCTCCCCAAGGAGAAGCCGCACCTCGTGGGCGCCCAGATCCACGGCGGGGACGACGATGTCACGGTCTTCCGCCTCGAAGGCAGCAAGCTCTACATCACCGACGGCGACGACGCCCACCACCACCTCGTCACCGACGACTATGAGCTGGGCACCGAGTTCGAGGCCAAGTTCGTCGCGCGGAACGGGAAGATCGACGCCTATTACAACGGGGAACGTGAGACCACGATCTCCTCCGACGGCGACACCAACTACTTCAAGGCGGGCGCCTACACCCAGGCCAACTGCGACAACTCGGACCCCTGCGACGATGACAACTACGGCGAGGTCCACATATCCAGCCTCAAGGTCACCCACTCCTGA
- a CDS encoding serine/threonine-protein kinase — protein sequence MRRGEKVGKYRLTKGPVEGGRGAVWFAVDTELGRSVVLKRALLEDNSQADFDELLAEARALAKFSHPNVVTLYDAVRAGKGRNATFWLVMEHVTGGSLDVPVKMAPELAAHIGAQIAAALAALHHKGLVHCDVKPGNIVITPDRVAKLTDFGAAYRVDGSETITPNGPVSLTPFFAAPEAFRGAPERASDVFSLGATMYWLVTGTPPMRGAGRAVRMEAISPQVGPLGSILTAMLQREPGARPAAAEALAALKDIAGPPDQFPALPMAPSTTPYTDVLTRGEVPAAGPPRRTATLVRRRPLLMAGAAAVTALAIAVPFIVMSLGDDDGAKAAPAPGRTAAAGFIGDPRTADPCALLNATVFHRYDEARLDRDYGNFNRCDVLLRERSEEVVDVRVELDADSLPEGVERKTEGRVTVVERAAEDDECERAVAVTGARDNSLRVTAAARQPDELKEPLCDTVDRAAKVAVKVLNRGEIPRRSPDFPSNSLAHLDACTLLDVKALEKVPGIDARDPDVGFGRWQCQWKSTTSEYEVDLRFDQGDLPHDKGARSTKLSDRQAIVLPEDEGPGSCRVEVVHRDYTGLDRVKGTERVALVMKGAGRKGRPCELATDLAGSAAAALPPA from the coding sequence GTGCGGCGGGGGGAGAAGGTCGGCAAGTACCGGCTCACCAAGGGGCCCGTCGAGGGAGGGAGAGGCGCGGTCTGGTTCGCCGTCGACACGGAGCTGGGCCGGTCCGTCGTCCTCAAGCGGGCCCTGCTCGAGGACAACAGCCAGGCCGACTTCGACGAGCTGCTGGCCGAAGCCCGCGCCCTGGCGAAGTTCAGCCATCCGAACGTGGTCACCCTCTACGACGCCGTCCGCGCGGGCAAGGGCAGGAACGCCACGTTCTGGCTGGTGATGGAGCATGTGACCGGCGGCAGCCTGGACGTCCCGGTGAAGATGGCCCCCGAACTCGCGGCACATATCGGCGCGCAGATCGCGGCCGCGCTGGCGGCCCTGCACCACAAGGGCCTCGTGCACTGCGACGTCAAGCCCGGCAATATCGTGATCACCCCCGACAGGGTCGCCAAGCTGACCGACTTCGGCGCCGCGTACCGGGTGGACGGCAGCGAGACGATCACGCCCAACGGGCCGGTCAGCCTCACCCCCTTCTTCGCCGCCCCCGAGGCGTTCCGGGGCGCGCCCGAGCGTGCGTCCGATGTGTTCTCGCTCGGCGCCACTATGTACTGGCTGGTGACCGGGACCCCGCCGATGCGCGGCGCCGGGCGGGCGGTCCGGATGGAGGCCATCAGCCCCCAGGTCGGGCCGCTCGGATCCATCCTCACCGCGATGCTCCAGCGCGAGCCCGGGGCCCGGCCCGCGGCCGCCGAGGCGCTCGCCGCCCTCAAGGACATCGCGGGACCCCCGGACCAGTTCCCGGCCCTCCCGATGGCCCCGTCGACCACGCCCTACACGGACGTCCTGACGCGTGGCGAGGTTCCGGCGGCAGGGCCGCCGCGCCGCACGGCGACGCTGGTCCGGCGGCGCCCTTTGCTCATGGCCGGCGCCGCCGCCGTCACGGCACTGGCCATCGCCGTTCCGTTCATCGTGATGAGCCTGGGTGACGATGACGGGGCCAAGGCCGCCCCGGCACCGGGCAGAACGGCCGCCGCGGGCTTCATCGGCGACCCCCGTACGGCCGACCCCTGCGCCCTGCTGAACGCCACCGTGTTCCATCGGTACGACGAGGCCCGGCTCGACCGGGATTACGGCAATTTCAACCGGTGCGATGTCCTTCTGCGGGAGCGGAGCGAGGAGGTCGTGGACGTCAGGGTGGAGCTCGACGCCGATTCGCTGCCGGAGGGCGTGGAGAGGAAGACCGAGGGCAGGGTCACCGTCGTGGAGCGCGCCGCCGAGGACGACGAGTGCGAGCGGGCCGTGGCGGTGACCGGCGCCCGCGACAACAGCCTCCGGGTCACCGCGGCGGCGAGACAGCCCGACGAGCTCAAGGAGCCGCTGTGCGACACCGTCGATCGCGCCGCGAAAGTCGCGGTCAAGGTGCTCAACCGCGGTGAGATCCCCCGGCGTTCCCCGGACTTTCCGTCCAATTCGCTGGCCCACCTGGACGCGTGTACGTTGCTCGACGTCAAGGCGCTGGAGAAGGTGCCCGGGATCGACGCCCGGGACCCGGACGTCGGGTTCGGCCGCTGGCAGTGCCAGTGGAAGTCCACCACCAGCGAGTACGAGGTGGACTTGCGCTTCGACCAGGGCGATCTGCCGCACGACAAGGGCGCCCGGTCGACCAAGCTCAGCGATCGTCAGGCCATCGTGCTGCCGGAGGACGAGGGCCCGGGGAGCTGCCGCGTCGAGGTGGTCCACCGTGACTACACCGGCCTGGACCGGGTGAAGGGCACCGAGCGGGTGGCCCTCGTCATGAAGGGGGCGGGCCGCAAGGGACGGCCCTGCGAACTGGCCACCGACCTCGCCGGGTCGGCCGCCGCGGCGTTGCCACCCGCCTGA
- a CDS encoding DUF305 domain-containing protein, with protein sequence MAAATAARRAASVAVLAILAVLLATGCGEDSGKPSDEARSTSAARHPAARAPSGQATSGTFNSSDIGWIQLMIAMDDQAVLLLDLVPGHSSDAAVEKWAKPVATACRGEVVRLRELLARAGVPDTDPHAGHDMPGMVTEDELRTIERAKGTAFDALFLAAMREHLDQSVRVAHSERSAGADPATRKLAASVERTSHTWRARLP encoded by the coding sequence ATGGCGGCGGCCACCGCCGCGCGGCGCGCGGCGTCCGTAGCGGTACTGGCGATACTGGCGGTACTGCTCGCCACGGGATGCGGCGAGGACAGCGGGAAGCCGTCGGACGAGGCGCGGTCGACATCGGCGGCGCGGCACCCCGCCGCACGGGCCCCGAGCGGGCAAGCGACGTCGGGGACGTTCAACTCCAGCGACATCGGCTGGATCCAGCTGATGATCGCGATGGACGACCAAGCGGTGCTCCTGCTGGACCTGGTCCCGGGCCACTCCTCCGACGCCGCGGTGGAGAAGTGGGCGAAACCGGTGGCCACCGCCTGTCGCGGCGAAGTCGTACGGCTGCGAGAGCTGCTCGCCCGGGCGGGCGTACCCGACACCGATCCGCACGCGGGGCACGACATGCCCGGCATGGTGACGGAGGACGAACTGCGCACCATCGAGCGGGCGAAGGGCACCGCCTTCGACGCGCTCTTCCTCGCGGCGATGCGCGAACACCTCGACCAGTCGGTGAGGGTCGCCCACTCGGAGCGCTCGGCGGGCGCCGATCCTGCCACCAGGAAACTGGCCGCGAGCGTGGAGCGGACATCGCACACCTGGCGAGCCCGCCTCCCTTAA